The following are encoded in a window of Caldicellulosiruptor danielii genomic DNA:
- a CDS encoding Cas8a1 family CRISPR/Cas system-associated protein, with product MIELYPGNWLYNAGVIGFLTILEEMGYDINNFLKDDGRVVLGISYREDEIFKVWDQLTKNKFGYSYSGKKGGTQQYYYANQTEDSIKKRIEKFINHSTSTKGVERVCFFCYTKEMVKKQDIDPWTQAYGNILAGSDKTFGNLYWNNSAKDFICSKCQFIIMCHHIALIELKNFSEKSNQKSNSYLFINAPSFKLMWYLNKYVREIYEKKGKSSPRQIIGMSLIEMALKLNIQLGKWTAMNIEVVSKYTEKKDRKPMDKIDFFSLPYELVFLLSDRKIAALLSEIGEQSILNMVLNSDYTKILKLAEKIFKIALKSKNERSDKENEFINETIKNEKNKENLISFSEKLFKLYALIEEKVKKEVF from the coding sequence ATGATAGAGCTGTATCCGGGCAATTGGCTTTACAATGCAGGGGTTATCGGGTTTTTGACTATTTTAGAAGAAATGGGTTATGACATTAATAATTTTTTAAAAGATGATGGTCGTGTTGTTTTAGGAATTTCTTACAGAGAAGATGAAATTTTTAAAGTATGGGATCAACTTACTAAAAATAAATTTGGTTATTCTTATAGTGGCAAAAAGGGTGGCACACAACAATATTACTACGCAAATCAAACTGAAGATTCCATTAAAAAGAGAATTGAGAAATTTATAAATCATTCAACTTCTACGAAAGGTGTAGAGCGAGTTTGTTTCTTTTGTTACACAAAAGAAATGGTAAAAAAACAAGACATTGATCCTTGGACTCAAGCTTATGGCAATATTTTGGCTGGTAGTGATAAAACATTTGGTAATCTTTATTGGAACAACTCAGCTAAGGACTTTATTTGCAGCAAGTGTCAATTTATTATTATGTGTCATCACATTGCTTTAATTGAACTGAAAAATTTTTCTGAAAAGAGTAACCAAAAATCCAATTCTTATCTCTTTATTAATGCACCATCGTTTAAGCTAATGTGGTATTTGAACAAATACGTAAGAGAAATTTATGAAAAAAAGGGAAAAAGTTCTCCACGTCAAATTATTGGTATGTCACTTATTGAAATGGCTCTAAAGCTAAACATTCAACTTGGTAAGTGGACAGCTATGAATATTGAAGTTGTGAGTAAGTACACAGAAAAAAAGGATAGAAAACCTATGGATAAAATTGATTTCTTTTCACTTCCTTATGAGCTGGTCTTCCTTCTTTCTGATAGAAAGATTGCAGCTTTGTTGAGTGAGATAGGAGAACAGAGCATATTAAATATGGTGTTGAACAGTGATTATACAAAGATTTTGAAGCTGGCAGAAAAGATTTTTAAAATTGCTTTAAAGTCCAAAAATGAAAGAAGTGATAAAGAAAATGAGTTTATTAATGAGACTATTAAAAATGAAAAAAACAAAGAAAATCTAATATCTTTTTCAGAAAAGCTTTTCAAACTTTATGCGCTTATAGAAGAGAAAGTAAAGAAGGAGGTTTTTTAA
- the cas5b gene encoding type I-B CRISPR-associated protein Cas5b, whose amino-acid sequence MSFDTLKALKIKIYQPHAQYRMPFAYQRRHTYPLAPYSTVLGFIANVLGIKNIPGQEEPCIKENCSCVYHKFKKIKIAVCGNFQSKTTEYTWLRNLNKKYHVERFGFEQNRFLSGHIEHIGGQSPCFIDVLNDVKLSVYVYHEDEEFLNEIFKRFANPIGKSSTFHLGRAEDLVVINELKKTELKVQEVNGNCKNFFWIPERYFNDKCTVEFEKINALVYKLPTFYKIKEVRIFEYIKVKLNDGILKDISTFFDMEEKIPVFFADFERG is encoded by the coding sequence ATGAGTTTTGATACTCTTAAAGCCCTGAAAATCAAAATTTATCAGCCTCATGCACAGTATAGAATGCCTTTTGCCTACCAAAGAAGACACACTTACCCTCTTGCACCGTATTCAACAGTATTAGGATTTATAGCAAATGTCCTTGGGATAAAAAATATACCTGGTCAAGAGGAACCTTGTATTAAAGAAAATTGCAGCTGTGTTTATCACAAATTTAAGAAAATAAAGATAGCAGTTTGTGGAAATTTTCAATCAAAAACTACAGAATATACTTGGTTAAGGAATTTAAATAAAAAGTATCATGTTGAAAGATTTGGATTTGAGCAAAATAGATTTTTATCAGGTCATATTGAGCATATTGGTGGTCAGTCACCCTGTTTTATAGATGTGCTAAACGATGTAAAATTGTCAGTTTATGTGTATCACGAAGATGAAGAGTTCTTAAATGAAATTTTTAAAAGATTTGCAAATCCTATAGGAAAATCTTCAACTTTTCATCTTGGAAGGGCTGAGGATTTAGTAGTTATAAATGAGCTTAAAAAAACTGAACTGAAAGTTCAAGAAGTAAATGGAAATTGTAAGAATTTTTTCTGGATACCAGAGAGGTACTTTAATGACAAGTGCACTGTAGAGTTTGAAAAGATAAATGCTCTTGTTTATAAATTACCTACTTTTTACAAAATAAAAGAAGTAAGAATATTTGAATATATTAAGGTGAAGCTGAATGACGGAATTCTCAAAGATATCTCTACTTTTTTTGATATGGAAGAAAAAATACCTGTGTTTTTTGCAGATTTTGAGAGGGGATAA
- the cas7i gene encoding type I-B CRISPR-associated protein Cas7/Cst2/DevR, with product MQSQNQSKHITVTAIFEAFALNRDEKIGGNILSIKKLKQGNEVISFISKPAMRHYLFETLKKACGWKESAVTGQGDVVQFDITKDDILSSPELDAFGYMYTIGNQSAITRKAPVGITKAVGLRGFYPFEGDMAFYTNHDLFLRGIKQGIENLKPNPYSKEEHFTFYKVSFTIDTEVLGTDEWIVENYAYENGVLSINLKEPKVDMLVNVEKRMKMEKSIMKF from the coding sequence ATGCAAAGTCAAAACCAATCAAAACATATTACAGTAACAGCTATTTTTGAGGCTTTTGCCTTGAACAGGGATGAAAAGATTGGTGGAAATATTCTGTCAATCAAAAAGCTAAAACAAGGCAATGAAGTTATAAGCTTTATTAGCAAGCCTGCTATGAGACATTACCTTTTTGAAACTTTGAAAAAAGCATGCGGTTGGAAAGAAAGCGCAGTAACAGGACAGGGTGATGTTGTTCAGTTTGATATAACGAAAGATGATATACTTTCAAGCCCCGAGCTTGACGCTTTTGGTTATATGTATACTATAGGAAATCAATCAGCAATTACAAGAAAAGCTCCGGTTGGAATAACAAAGGCTGTAGGGTTGAGAGGTTTTTATCCTTTTGAGGGAGACATGGCTTTTTATACAAACCATGACCTTTTTTTACGTGGAATAAAACAAGGAATAGAAAATCTTAAACCCAATCCATATAGCAAAGAAGAACATTTTACGTTTTATAAAGTGAGCTTTACTATAGACACAGAGGTTTTGGGAACTGATGAGTGGATAGTGGAAAATTATGCATATGAAAATGGAGTTTTATCAATAAATCTAAAAGAGCCGAAAGTAGATATGCTAGTAAATGTAGAAAAAAGGATGAAAATGGAGAAGTCTATTATGAAATTTTAG
- a CDS encoding CRISPR-associated helicase/endonuclease Cas3 — MKKIWAKAYEKEQEKRIVSLLQHTLDVMNAFNVLKNKNEKIKGIFRKDGRLEKSIKVSIFLHDIGKVLPSFQLIAMGNKEYELQDVLYEIPHSLFSLFWINKDKLKMEFGEEYSNYIISAVAYHHWRESFDNYISCSNENLIKLCQKIMAEWRNYLFDNVKEEFKTSSELNSYIQNYIMLNTKWLEGIINGIRFMDFAIPPYKFDYFPLRGELKKEWIFIAGFLQRCDHFASWCEEENEDINKIEIEQIKPEEVKAKISEKIGEKEDAWQINEVEGINKANKNLMLIAPTGSGKTEFAFLWANGEKLFYTLPMRAAVNQIYERAKEIFGEDRTGLLHSDADLYLTENESAGTEAIKTYELAKQLSYPVIISTGDQFFVYALRPPRYEKIFATLSYSSLVIDEIQAYDPKACAIIVKFIEWIYKMGGRFLVMTATLPKFIRDEILSISGLNKENLTEINLYKNWKENCENFYKHKIEIAVLDEEQELLTGEVSKIIQEAKEGKRVLVILNTVKFAQRVYKEIKEKAKEEAFEGAVYLLHSRFTIDDRKKKEDELLKEFQNPRFFSQSDKNEGVGKILVATQVVEASLDIDADVLFTEVCPLDTLVQRMGRVSRRYFCSSGKVINKSNGKIYELSKPFKVYEIGSPDKPNVYVWAFKDHLESGNGKVYPKELIKLSLAWLWKKTKKNDLSDLWQRLESLDSNGKDHDDIIEEKIFKEEFAELLKDNKGKKNESSSIYNKLIKANTWIKQLNKSQIELSEYDKYILVYLFYSALRKDGEYLSKFFETLDILDAGWMSDRKSDAENLFRDISNIQVVPENKLKEFEQEVNKFFSNKKDLSFALFKKDVLSKFVVTKPYEGEKDRVYEKLGKGLEKDTRKILKKWISEIFSSSKKYDNEFGLIVEEND, encoded by the coding sequence ATGAAGAAGATTTGGGCAAAAGCTTATGAAAAAGAGCAAGAAAAAAGGATAGTATCTTTATTGCAACATACTTTGGATGTGATGAATGCGTTTAATGTTTTAAAAAATAAAAATGAAAAGATAAAAGGTATTTTTCGCAAAGATGGTAGATTAGAAAAATCAATTAAGGTATCAATCTTCTTGCATGATATTGGGAAAGTTTTACCATCTTTTCAGTTAATAGCAATGGGGAACAAGGAATATGAACTTCAGGATGTATTATATGAAATTCCTCATTCGTTATTTTCTTTGTTTTGGATTAATAAGGATAAGCTGAAAATGGAATTTGGAGAAGAGTATTCTAATTATATAATCTCAGCGGTTGCATATCATCATTGGCGTGAGAGTTTTGACAATTATATTTCATGTTCTAATGAAAACCTCATAAAACTTTGCCAAAAGATAATGGCTGAGTGGAGGAACTATCTTTTTGATAATGTAAAAGAAGAATTTAAAACAAGTTCAGAGCTCAATAGTTATATACAAAATTATATAATGCTAAATACAAAATGGCTTGAAGGTATCATAAACGGCATAAGGTTTATGGACTTTGCAATACCACCTTACAAGTTTGATTATTTCCCTCTAAGAGGTGAACTTAAAAAAGAGTGGATTTTCATTGCAGGCTTTTTACAGAGGTGTGATCATTTTGCCTCATGGTGTGAAGAAGAAAATGAAGACATTAATAAGATAGAAATTGAACAAATAAAGCCAGAGGAAGTTAAGGCAAAAATATCCGAAAAGATAGGAGAAAAAGAAGATGCATGGCAGATTAATGAAGTAGAAGGAATAAATAAAGCAAATAAAAATCTAATGCTCATTGCACCAACCGGTTCTGGCAAAACTGAGTTTGCGTTTTTATGGGCAAATGGAGAAAAGCTTTTTTACACTCTTCCAATGCGTGCTGCAGTAAATCAGATATATGAACGGGCAAAAGAAATTTTTGGAGAAGACAGAACCGGGCTTTTGCACTCTGACGCTGACCTTTATTTGACAGAGAATGAATCTGCTGGAACTGAAGCAATAAAGACTTATGAACTTGCAAAACAACTTTCATATCCTGTAATAATTTCTACTGGCGACCAGTTTTTTGTCTATGCTTTAAGACCGCCACGCTATGAAAAGATATTTGCAACTTTATCATATTCCTCTCTTGTAATTGATGAAATTCAAGCATATGACCCAAAAGCCTGTGCTATAATAGTTAAATTTATTGAATGGATATATAAAATGGGTGGAAGATTTTTGGTAATGACAGCTACTTTGCCCAAATTTATAAGAGACGAAATTTTGTCTATCTCAGGGTTGAATAAAGAAAATTTAACTGAAATAAATTTGTATAAAAATTGGAAAGAAAACTGCGAGAATTTTTACAAACATAAAATAGAAATTGCTGTTTTAGATGAAGAACAAGAACTGCTAACAGGTGAAGTTTCCAAGATAATTCAAGAAGCAAAAGAAGGCAAGAGAGTACTTGTCATTTTAAATACTGTAAAATTTGCACAAAGGGTTTATAAGGAAATAAAAGAAAAGGCTAAAGAAGAAGCATTTGAAGGAGCAGTATATCTACTTCATTCACGTTTTACTATAGATGATAGAAAAAAGAAAGAAGATGAATTACTTAAAGAGTTCCAAAATCCAAGATTTTTCAGTCAGAGTGACAAAAACGAAGGTGTTGGTAAAATCTTGGTTGCAACTCAGGTGGTAGAAGCATCCTTAGATATTGATGCTGATGTTTTGTTTACTGAAGTTTGTCCTCTTGATACCTTGGTGCAGAGAATGGGAAGAGTTTCGCGAAGGTATTTTTGCAGCAGCGGGAAGGTTATAAACAAAAGCAATGGCAAGATTTATGAACTATCGAAGCCTTTTAAGGTTTATGAAATAGGGTCCCCAGATAAACCAAATGTCTATGTATGGGCTTTTAAAGACCATCTTGAGTCAGGAAATGGAAAAGTCTATCCTAAAGAACTTATAAAGCTTTCTCTTGCGTGGCTTTGGAAGAAAACAAAAAAGAATGATTTGAGCGATTTGTGGCAACGACTTGAGAGCTTAGATTCAAATGGAAAGGATCACGATGATATAATCGAAGAGAAAATTTTCAAAGAAGAATTTGCGGAACTTTTAAAGGATAATAAAGGCAAAAAAAATGAAAGTAGCAGTATTTACAACAAATTGATTAAAGCCAACACATGGATAAAGCAACTTAATAAAAGTCAAATTGAACTTTCGGAATATGATAAATACATCTTGGTTTATTTATTTTATTCGGCGTTGAGAAAAGATGGAGAGTATCTTAGCAAATTCTTTGAGACGCTTGATATTTTAGATGCAGGTTGGATGTCTGACCGAAAATCCGATGCAGAAAACTTGTTTAGAGATATTTCTAATATTCAAGTTGTACCTGAAAATAAATTAAAGGAATTTGAACAGGAAGTTAATAAATTCTTCAGCAACAAAAAAGATTTATCTTTTGCTCTTTTCAAAAAAGATGTATTGTCTAAGTTTGTAGTAACAAAGCCTTATGAGGGTGAAAAAGATAGAGTTTATGAAAAATTAGGAAAAGGACTTGAAAAAGACACAAGAAAAATACTTAAAAAATGGATTTCTGAAATTTTTTCCTCATCAAAAAAGTATGATAATGAATTTGGACTTATAGTAGAGGAAAATGATTAA
- a CDS encoding GntR family transcriptional regulator, producing the protein MINIVISQTSTEPIYEQIKNQIKQQILAGTLKKGYALPSIRVLAKELNVSVITTKRAYEELEKEGFIVTVPARGTFVADIDREKVSELGIQEIENDLKGIVKKAKIFGVDLQRLLETIERLYKGDEPLK; encoded by the coding sequence GTGATAAACATAGTGATATCGCAAACATCTACTGAACCAATATATGAGCAGATTAAAAATCAGATAAAACAACAAATCTTAGCTGGTACCCTCAAAAAAGGTTATGCCTTGCCTTCCATCAGGGTTTTGGCAAAAGAGCTCAATGTTAGTGTTATCACAACAAAAAGAGCCTATGAAGAACTCGAAAAAGAAGGATTTATTGTAACAGTTCCCGCAAGAGGCACATTTGTTGCTGATATCGACAGAGAAAAGGTCTCTGAGCTGGGGATTCAAGAAATTGAGAATGATTTGAAAGGTATTGTCAAAAAAGCAAAAATATTTGGAGTTGACCTGCAAAGGCTTTTAGAAACAATTGAAAGATTGTATAAAGGAGATGAGCCTTTAAAATGA